A stretch of the Streptomyces venezuelae genome encodes the following:
- a CDS encoding acyl-CoA thioesterase, with translation MARHIYRCPLRWSDMDAFGHVNNVVFLRYLEEARIDFMFRLAPGNGSQSFQGGSVVARHEIDYKRPLVHRHEPVTIESWVTKIGAASLTIAYEVKDEDTVYVRASTVVVPFDLETQRPRRITEEERYFLEKYVDDSAGPARAA, from the coding sequence GTGGCCCGTCACATCTACCGCTGCCCGTTGCGCTGGTCGGACATGGACGCCTTCGGCCACGTCAACAACGTGGTCTTCCTCCGCTACCTGGAGGAGGCGCGCATCGACTTCATGTTCCGGCTGGCGCCGGGCAACGGCTCCCAGTCGTTCCAGGGCGGGTCCGTCGTGGCCCGTCACGAGATCGACTACAAGCGCCCGCTGGTGCACCGGCACGAGCCGGTCACCATCGAGTCGTGGGTGACGAAGATAGGTGCGGCCTCGCTGACCATCGCCTACGAGGTCAAGGACGAGGACACCGTGTACGTGCGGGCGTCCACCGTCGTCGTGCCCTTCGACCTGGAGACCCAGCGACCGCGGCGGATCACCGAGGAGGAGCGCTACTTCCTCGAGAAGTACGTCGACGATTCGGCCGGACCGGCGCGCGCCGCATGA
- the ettA gene encoding energy-dependent translational throttle protein EttA, translated as MAEFIYTMRKARKAHGDKVILDDVFLNFLPGAKIGVVGPNGAGKSTVLKIMAGLEQPSNGDAYLSPGYSVGILMQEPKLDESKTVLENVEDGVGEIKGKLNRFNAIAEEMATNYTDELMEEMGKLQEDLDHANAWDLDAQLEQAMDALGCPPGDWPVTTLSGGEKRRVALCKLLLEAPDLLLLDEPTNHLDAESVNWLEQHLAQYKGAVVAVTHDRYFLDNVAEWILELDRGRAHPYEGNYSTYLEKKAERLKVEGKKDEKRAKRLKEELEWVRSNAKGRQAKSKARLARYEEMAAEAEKMRKLDFEEIQIPPGPRLGSIVVEVNNLSKAFGEKVLIDDLSFTLPRNGIVGIIGPNGAGKTTLFKMIQGMETPDSGEIKVGETVKISYVDQGRANIDPKKTLWAVVSDELDYINVGQVEMPSRAYVSAFGFKGPDQQKPAGVLSGGERNRLNLALTLKQGGNLLLLDEPTNDLDVETLSSLENALLDFPGCAVVVSHDRWFLDRVATHILAYEGESKWFWFEGNFESYEKNKVERLGPDATRPHRATYKKLTRG; from the coding sequence TTGGCTGAGTTCATCTACACCATGCGCAAGGCGCGCAAGGCGCACGGCGACAAGGTGATCCTCGACGACGTGTTCCTGAACTTCCTGCCGGGAGCGAAGATCGGCGTGGTCGGCCCGAACGGTGCCGGTAAGTCGACCGTCCTCAAGATCATGGCGGGTCTGGAGCAGCCGTCCAACGGTGACGCCTACCTGTCGCCCGGCTACTCCGTCGGCATCCTCATGCAGGAGCCCAAGCTCGACGAGTCCAAGACGGTCCTGGAGAACGTCGAGGACGGCGTCGGCGAGATCAAGGGCAAGCTCAACCGGTTCAACGCGATCGCCGAGGAGATGGCGACGAACTACACCGATGAGCTGATGGAGGAGATGGGCAAGCTCCAGGAGGACCTGGACCACGCCAACGCCTGGGACCTGGACGCCCAGCTGGAGCAGGCCATGGACGCGCTGGGCTGCCCGCCCGGCGACTGGCCGGTCACCACCCTCTCCGGTGGTGAGAAGCGCCGCGTGGCCCTCTGCAAGCTGCTGCTGGAGGCCCCCGACCTGCTGCTCCTCGACGAGCCCACCAACCACCTCGACGCCGAGTCGGTGAACTGGCTGGAGCAGCACCTGGCCCAGTACAAGGGCGCCGTCGTGGCCGTCACCCACGACCGGTACTTCCTCGACAACGTCGCCGAGTGGATCCTCGAGCTCGACCGCGGCCGTGCCCACCCCTACGAGGGCAACTACTCCACCTACCTGGAGAAGAAGGCCGAGCGCCTCAAGGTCGAGGGCAAGAAGGACGAGAAGCGCGCCAAGCGCCTCAAGGAAGAGCTGGAGTGGGTCCGCTCCAACGCCAAGGGCCGGCAGGCCAAGTCCAAGGCGCGTCTGGCCCGCTACGAGGAGATGGCCGCCGAGGCCGAGAAGATGCGGAAGCTGGACTTCGAGGAGATCCAGATCCCGCCGGGCCCGCGCCTGGGCTCGATCGTCGTCGAGGTCAACAACCTCTCCAAGGCCTTCGGCGAGAAGGTCCTGATCGACGACCTGTCCTTCACCCTGCCGCGCAACGGCATCGTCGGCATCATCGGTCCGAACGGCGCCGGCAAGACCACGCTGTTCAAGATGATCCAGGGCATGGAGACGCCGGACTCCGGCGAGATCAAGGTCGGCGAGACCGTCAAGATCTCCTACGTCGACCAGGGCCGCGCCAACATCGACCCCAAGAAGACCCTCTGGGCGGTCGTCTCGGACGAGCTGGACTACATCAACGTCGGCCAGGTCGAGATGCCCTCCCGCGCCTATGTCTCGGCGTTCGGCTTCAAGGGCCCGGACCAGCAGAAGCCGGCCGGCGTGCTCTCCGGCGGTGAGCGCAACCGCCTGAACCTCGCGCTCACCCTCAAGCAGGGCGGCAACCTGCTCCTCCTCGACGAGCCCACCAACGACCTCGACGTCGAGACCCTGTCCTCCCTGGAGAACGCGCTGCTCGACTTCCCCGGCTGCGCCGTGGTCGTCTCGCACGACCGCTGGTTCCTCGACCGGGTCGCCACGCACATCCTGGCGTACGAGGGCGAGTCGAAGTGGTTCTGGTTCGAGGGCAACTTCGAGTCCTACGAGAAGAACAAGGTCGAGCGCCTCGGCCCGGACGCCACCCGTCCGCACCGGGCGACCTACAAGAAGCTCACGCGAGGCTGA
- a CDS encoding bifunctional phosphatase PAP2/diacylglycerol kinase family protein: MEQDARVAGTHGGPVTWRGGVARWDRGLFDAVARRHWPGGDRVLPRLSRAADHGLLWGGVAAGLVVFGSAGVRRAALHGAASLALASATVNTVGKWTVRRARPLTEGVPAVRQPARQPWTTSFPSGHSASAFAFLTGLASAAPGWGAVIAPLAVSVAFSRVYTGVHYPTDVLAGAALGVGAGLVVRRLAAEAERARTTPGDESPAPAPALPGGAGLTVVVNTGSGTADPAALDLLASELPAAEVVECSGEELTGVLADAAGRCAALGVLGGDGTVNAAATAALHAGVPLAVFPGGTLNHFAQDLGLGGLEDTCRAVAGGHAVRVGVGRFTPEPAGSAGPGYFLNTFSLGAYPELLGRRLRWAPRIGGGPAALLAAVHVLRSQRPVRLRLAGRARSVWLLFAGNGTYHGTGPTPRRRLSLAESELDVRLVHGGGHPGIRLLTAALTGPLSRSPVHVATRLRTLHIAGIPPGTPLAFDGEYDVAPPALILDKLPQALTVYRPE, translated from the coding sequence ATGGAACAGGATGCGCGAGTGGCGGGAACCCACGGCGGGCCGGTGACCTGGCGGGGCGGGGTGGCGCGGTGGGACCGGGGTCTCTTCGATGCCGTGGCCCGGCGGCACTGGCCGGGGGGCGACCGGGTGCTGCCACGGCTGAGCAGGGCCGCGGACCACGGGCTGCTGTGGGGCGGGGTCGCCGCAGGACTGGTGGTGTTCGGGTCCGCCGGGGTGCGGCGGGCGGCGCTGCACGGGGCCGCCTCCCTGGCGCTGGCCTCGGCCACGGTCAACACGGTCGGCAAATGGACGGTACGGCGGGCCCGGCCGCTGACCGAAGGGGTGCCGGCGGTCCGGCAGCCGGCCCGGCAGCCCTGGACCACGTCGTTCCCGTCCGGGCACTCCGCCTCCGCGTTCGCCTTCCTCACCGGCCTGGCCTCGGCGGCGCCCGGCTGGGGTGCGGTGATCGCTCCGCTGGCCGTGTCCGTGGCCTTCTCCCGGGTCTACACCGGGGTGCACTACCCGACGGATGTGCTGGCCGGGGCTGCGCTCGGGGTCGGGGCCGGGCTGGTCGTACGGCGTCTCGCGGCCGAGGCGGAGCGGGCGCGGACCACCCCGGGTGACGAGAGCCCGGCCCCGGCGCCGGCGCTGCCCGGCGGCGCCGGGCTCACCGTCGTCGTCAACACCGGGTCCGGTACGGCGGACCCGGCCGCGCTGGACCTCCTCGCCTCGGAGCTGCCGGCCGCCGAGGTGGTCGAGTGCTCGGGCGAGGAGCTGACCGGGGTACTGGCGGACGCCGCGGGCCGGTGCGCCGCCCTCGGCGTCCTCGGGGGCGACGGCACCGTCAATGCGGCGGCCACGGCCGCACTGCACGCCGGGGTGCCGCTGGCCGTGTTTCCCGGCGGGACCCTGAACCACTTCGCCCAGGACCTCGGGCTCGGCGGGCTCGAGGACACCTGCCGGGCCGTGGCCGGCGGGCATGCCGTGCGGGTGGGGGTCGGCCGGTTCACCCCGGAGCCGGCCGGCTCAGCCGGGCCCGGGTACTTCCTGAACACCTTCAGCCTGGGCGCCTACCCGGAGCTGCTGGGCCGGCGGCTGCGCTGGGCCCCGAGGATCGGCGGCGGCCCCGCCGCCCTGCTGGCGGCCGTACACGTGCTGCGCTCGCAGCGCCCGGTCCGGCTGCGGCTGGCCGGCCGGGCCCGCTCGGTCTGGCTGCTCTTCGCCGGCAACGGCACGTACCACGGCACCGGTCCCACCCCGCGCCGCCGGCTCAGCCTGGCCGAGTCCGAGCTGGACGTGCGCCTGGTCCACGGAGGCGGCCATCCCGGCATCCGGCTGCTCACCGCCGCTCTGACCGGCCCGCTGAGCCGGTCCCCGGTGCATGTCGCGACCCGCCTGCGCACCCTGCACATCGCCGGTATCCCGCCCGGCACGCCACTCGCCTTCGACGGGGAGTACGACGTCGCACCCCCGGCCCTGATTCTGGACAAACTTCCCCAAGCCCTGACCGTCTACCGACCGGAGTGA
- a CDS encoding ALF repeat-containing protein, with product MKLSRIAAAVTTAAIAPAVLLSSPAFATDAPGAGTGTTPAAPTAPDTDPEAQSKADREEIERIIADPMSSAYMREAARKAIADGPAAMRKFVETDQHHIRLDDYRVLITRLLHNAGPSLKKGINEILDKDKHTLADLRTFYNVTQHELRDVDNQVEISKLIHAGGPGVKEAGKKALKGTPADRTAFLETGFRLARAQDDRVEVFRVLSTAGPVLKEGIYQLLDGNPTPEQLRTFLESTQHQLRDQDNRVKIAQIIDGAGPELLKAGRAALDGTPADRTAFLEKGQHEARAKDKKAQEEKDRTEQGKDQGGQGQGKDGQGQNQGNGSGSGTGTGGNGTGTGTGTGNNTAPQGGSGSLATTGADSSTTMIAGGAGTALAAGAGLLLAARMRRTAGQR from the coding sequence GTGAAGTTGTCCCGGATCGCCGCCGCGGTCACCACGGCCGCCATTGCTCCGGCCGTGCTCCTGTCCTCCCCGGCGTTCGCCACCGACGCCCCGGGCGCCGGTACCGGCACCACCCCGGCCGCGCCGACCGCTCCCGACACGGACCCCGAGGCCCAGTCCAAGGCGGACCGCGAGGAGATCGAGCGGATCATCGCCGACCCGATGAGCAGCGCGTACATGCGCGAGGCCGCCCGCAAGGCCATCGCCGACGGTCCCGCCGCGATGCGCAAGTTCGTGGAGACCGACCAGCACCACATCCGCCTCGACGACTACCGGGTCCTGATCACCCGCCTCCTGCACAACGCCGGTCCCAGCCTGAAGAAGGGGATCAACGAGATCCTCGACAAGGACAAGCACACCCTGGCGGATCTGCGCACGTTCTACAACGTCACCCAGCACGAGCTGCGCGACGTGGACAACCAGGTCGAGATCTCCAAGCTCATCCATGCCGGTGGCCCGGGCGTGAAGGAGGCCGGCAAGAAGGCGCTCAAGGGCACGCCCGCCGACCGGACCGCCTTCCTCGAGACCGGGTTCCGCCTGGCCCGGGCCCAGGACGACAGGGTCGAGGTCTTCCGGGTGCTCAGCACCGCGGGCCCGGTGCTGAAGGAGGGGATCTACCAGCTCCTCGACGGCAACCCGACCCCGGAGCAGCTGCGCACGTTCCTGGAGTCCACCCAGCACCAGCTGCGTGACCAGGACAACCGCGTCAAGATCGCCCAGATCATCGACGGTGCCGGTCCGGAGCTGCTCAAGGCCGGCCGTGCCGCACTGGACGGCACCCCCGCCGACCGGACCGCCTTCCTCGAGAAGGGCCAGCACGAGGCCCGCGCCAAGGACAAGAAGGCGCAGGAGGAGAAGGACAGGACGGAGCAGGGCAAGGACCAGGGCGGCCAGGGCCAGGGCAAGGACGGCCAGGGCCAGAACCAGGGCAACGGCTCGGGCTCCGGCACCGGCACGGGCGGCAACGGGACGGGTACCGGCACCGGCACCGGCAACAACACCGCTCCCCAGGGCGGCAGCGGCTCCCTCGCCACCACCGGCGCCGACTCCTCCACCACCATGATCGCCGGAGGCGCCGGCACCGCCCTCGCCGCGGGCGCCGGCCTGCTGCTCGCGGCCCGTATGCGCCGCACGGCCGGCCAGCGCTGA
- a CDS encoding thioester domain-containing protein yields MSIAVPAHSGSTDRSGSTGVTGRTASTGTTVSTGGGGGGVRRPLAVALLAAALAAAPGTAAATETERPGSRPPEGASAVLDGLKTYGQAVLRGTDGAVRHIPAGLYEMRVDGGGMLQTYGVGLAGFAQPEERYTETPWSGSPLGGNGEAGRIRWVLEHSYPQLNDLAGLAEAAGAGALTAESAAAGTQVAIWRLTEGASVEAADPAAEKLADYLQQASVLLPEPPASLSLEPAEVSGAAGSRLGPVTVRTRAQSVTVTPDPAAQRMGVRVLDAEGRPVTTAANGTRLYFEVPAGTPDGTASVTVQGATKVPVGRVFTSGGHSQAQIVAGSSASAATARADAVWPAPAPGNLAAQGAPGAAIGVPVAAAMVDEKETEDRLAASGSSAATPVIASLAVGLVVLGGVVVLMLRKRPLDEEE; encoded by the coding sequence GTGTCCATTGCCGTTCCCGCTCATTCCGGTTCCACCGATCGTTCCGGTTCCACCGGTGTCACCGGCAGAACCGCTTCCACCGGCACGACTGTTTCCACGGGCGGAGGCGGCGGCGGGGTCCGGAGACCGCTGGCCGTTGCCCTGCTGGCCGCGGCCCTCGCCGCCGCGCCCGGCACCGCGGCGGCCACCGAGACCGAGCGGCCGGGGTCCCGGCCGCCGGAAGGCGCGAGCGCCGTGCTCGACGGGCTGAAGACCTACGGGCAGGCGGTGCTGCGCGGCACGGACGGGGCGGTCCGCCACATTCCGGCCGGGCTGTACGAGATGCGGGTCGACGGCGGCGGGATGCTGCAGACCTACGGGGTGGGGCTGGCCGGCTTCGCCCAGCCCGAGGAGCGGTACACCGAGACACCGTGGAGCGGCAGCCCGCTCGGCGGAAACGGCGAGGCCGGCCGGATCCGCTGGGTGCTGGAGCACTCCTACCCCCAGCTGAACGACCTCGCCGGGCTCGCCGAGGCCGCCGGCGCCGGCGCGCTCACCGCGGAGAGCGCAGCCGCCGGCACCCAGGTGGCGATCTGGCGGCTCACCGAGGGGGCGAGCGTGGAGGCGGCCGACCCGGCGGCGGAGAAGCTGGCCGACTACCTCCAGCAGGCCTCCGTGCTGCTCCCGGAGCCGCCCGCCTCGCTCAGCCTGGAGCCCGCCGAGGTGTCCGGGGCGGCGGGCAGCCGGCTCGGGCCCGTCACCGTCCGCACCCGCGCGCAGAGCGTGACGGTCACCCCGGACCCGGCGGCGCAGCGGATGGGGGTGCGGGTGCTGGATGCCGAGGGCCGGCCGGTGACGACCGCGGCCAACGGCACCCGGCTCTATTTCGAGGTGCCCGCGGGCACCCCCGACGGCACCGCTTCGGTGACCGTCCAGGGCGCCACCAAGGTCCCGGTCGGGAGGGTCTTCACCAGCGGCGGGCACAGCCAGGCGCAGATCGTGGCGGGCTCCAGCGCCTCCGCCGCCACCGCCCGGGCCGATGCGGTCTGGCCGGCGCCTGCGCCCGGGAACCTGGCCGCGCAGGGAGCACCGGGTGCGGCGATCGGGGTGCCGGTCGCCGCGGCGATGGTGGACGAGAAGGAGACGGAGGACCGTCTGGCGGCCAGCGGCAGCTCCGCGGCCACCCCGGTGATCGCCTCCCTGGCCGTCGGTCTGGTGGTCCTCGGCGGGGTGGTGGTCCTGATGCTGCGCAAGCGGCCACTGGACGAGGAGGAGTAG
- a CDS encoding single-stranded DNA-binding protein — protein sequence MNETLVTLVGHVATQIDYRETPNGASARFRFAVTPRFRDRQTQAWTDGPTSFFTVWARRSLAANLAGSVAVGEPLVVHGRLRVRDGEREGRKWFSADIEAVAVGHDLTRGTAAFRRVVKVESILTDSQKAAVV from the coding sequence ATGAACGAGACCCTGGTGACACTGGTGGGGCATGTGGCGACGCAGATTGACTACCGGGAGACGCCGAATGGGGCATCGGCGAGATTCCGCTTCGCCGTGACCCCGCGGTTCCGGGACCGGCAGACACAGGCCTGGACGGACGGGCCGACCAGTTTCTTCACGGTGTGGGCGCGGCGCTCCCTGGCCGCCAATCTGGCGGGTTCGGTGGCGGTCGGCGAACCCCTGGTAGTGCACGGCCGGCTGCGGGTCCGGGACGGGGAGCGGGAGGGCCGGAAGTGGTTCTCCGCCGATATCGAGGCGGTGGCCGTCGGACACGACCTCACACGCGGCACCGCGGCGTTCCGCCGGGTCGTCAAAGTCGAGTCGATACTGACGGATTCTCAGAAGGCGGCGGTGGTCTAG
- a CDS encoding dynamin family protein — protein sequence MDVRPQLLDALSALRDRVASVRLPLPLPGAPRARQTRAELLAQLDDYLVPRLRAPEAPLLAVIGGSTGAGKSTLVNSLVGRQVSEAGVLRPTTRTPVLVCHPDDHHWFAGMRVLPDLMRVWGDRFDDGAGPAGTAPGRTGRRPGGTGATGSTGATGARELRIETVGSLPRGLALLDAPDIDSLVVENRNLAAELICAADVWVMVTTASRYADAVPWHLLRTAKEYKATLITVLDRVPHQVLTEVSRQYGALLTRAGLGDVPRFTVPELPESAGGGGLLPATAVAPLAAWLIHHAQDPAARQQAVGRTALGVLDSLRRRMPALAAAVAAQHAAAVRLTAAVEDAYKKEGKRVRSRLDQGAVLAGDALTRWRGYPVDTTADELLDSLAESLAALLQCAVAAADERIAAVWRREPAAAGIPLPAPDREAGERIGMAVRRWRRVLEELAEEEVARLDRQPVPDPDQIAALLVSALLGGKRARVAGEKLAERIGAQAALRLRDRGGELVGEHLDEVLRAERDRRLAPLDALEVTPEPQAELIAALSLLQKER from the coding sequence TTGGATGTTCGGCCTCAGCTGCTCGATGCCCTCTCCGCCCTGCGCGACCGGGTCGCCTCCGTGCGTCTGCCGCTGCCCCTTCCCGGTGCCCCGCGCGCCCGCCAGACCAGAGCCGAGCTGCTCGCCCAGCTCGACGACTACCTGGTGCCCAGGCTCCGGGCCCCCGAGGCCCCCCTCCTCGCGGTGATCGGCGGCTCAACCGGCGCGGGGAAGTCCACCCTCGTCAACTCCCTCGTCGGGCGGCAGGTCAGCGAGGCGGGGGTGCTCCGGCCCACGACCCGTACGCCCGTACTCGTCTGCCATCCGGACGACCACCACTGGTTCGCCGGGATGCGGGTGCTCCCCGACCTGATGCGGGTCTGGGGCGACCGGTTCGACGACGGCGCCGGCCCGGCCGGCACCGCCCCCGGGCGGACCGGCCGCCGCCCCGGCGGCACCGGAGCCACCGGCAGCACCGGAGCCACCGGCGCGCGCGAGCTGCGCATCGAGACCGTCGGCAGCCTGCCCCGCGGCCTCGCCCTGCTCGACGCACCCGACATCGACTCCCTGGTGGTGGAGAACCGCAATCTCGCCGCCGAGCTCATCTGCGCCGCCGACGTCTGGGTCATGGTCACCACCGCCTCCCGCTACGCCGATGCCGTCCCCTGGCACCTGCTGCGCACGGCCAAGGAGTACAAGGCCACCCTGATCACCGTGCTCGACCGGGTGCCGCACCAGGTGCTCACCGAGGTCTCACGGCAGTACGGGGCCCTGCTCACCCGCGCCGGACTGGGCGACGTACCCCGCTTCACCGTCCCCGAGCTCCCGGAGTCGGCCGGCGGCGGCGGACTGCTCCCGGCCACCGCCGTCGCCCCGCTGGCCGCCTGGCTGATCCACCACGCCCAGGACCCGGCAGCCCGGCAGCAGGCGGTCGGCCGTACCGCCCTCGGGGTGCTGGACTCGCTGCGCCGCCGGATGCCCGCGCTCGCCGCCGCCGTCGCCGCCCAGCACGCCGCGGCCGTACGGCTCACCGCCGCGGTCGAGGACGCGTACAAGAAGGAGGGCAAGCGGGTCCGCAGCCGACTCGACCAGGGCGCCGTGCTCGCCGGAGACGCCCTCACCCGCTGGCGCGGCTACCCCGTCGACACCACCGCCGACGAACTGCTCGACTCCCTCGCCGAAAGCCTCGCCGCCCTCCTCCAGTGCGCCGTCGCCGCCGCGGACGAACGGATCGCCGCCGTCTGGCGCCGGGAGCCCGCCGCCGCAGGGATCCCGCTGCCCGCCCCCGACCGGGAGGCGGGCGAACGGATCGGGATGGCCGTACGCCGCTGGCGGCGGGTCCTGGAGGAACTCGCCGAGGAAGAGGTGGCCCGGCTCGACCGGCAGCCCGTACCCGACCCCGACCAGATCGCCGCCCTGCTCGTCTCCGCCCTGCTGGGCGGCAAGCGGGCCCGGGTGGCCGGCGAGAAACTCGCCGAGCGGATCGGCGCCCAGGCCGCGCTGCGGCTGCGCGACCGGGGCGGCGAACTCGTCGGCGAACACCTCGACGAGGTACTCAGGGCCGAACGCGACCGCCGCCTGGCCCCCCTCGACGCACTCGAAGTCACCCCGGAGCCGCAGGCCGAGCTGATCGCCGCGCTCTCCCTACTGCAGAAGGAGAGATGA
- a CDS encoding globin: MNEIPRGTLQEQTFYEQVGGEETFRRLVHRFYQGVAEDPLLRPMYPEEDLGPAEERFALFLMQYWGGPTTYSNHRGHPRLRMRHAPFQVDQAAHDAWLRHMRVAVDELELAPEHEAQLWKYLTYAAASMINTAG, translated from the coding sequence GTGAATGAGATTCCGCGGGGCACGCTTCAGGAGCAGACCTTTTACGAGCAGGTGGGCGGCGAGGAGACCTTCCGCCGCCTGGTGCACCGGTTCTACCAGGGGGTCGCGGAAGACCCGTTGCTGCGTCCGATGTACCCGGAGGAGGATCTGGGTCCGGCCGAGGAGCGGTTCGCGCTGTTCCTGATGCAGTACTGGGGCGGGCCGACCACCTACAGCAACCACCGGGGCCACCCCCGGCTGCGGATGCGGCACGCGCCGTTCCAGGTGGACCAGGCCGCGCACGACGCGTGGCTGCGGCACATGCGGGTTGCGGTGGACGAGCTGGAGCTGGCCCCGGAGCACGAGGCGCAGCTGTGGAAGTACCTGACGTACGCAGCCGCATCGATGATCAACACGGCGGGTTAG
- a CDS encoding GTPase, giving the protein MTALTENTDDRWDDRWDDGLIARRLAEDEEEDDGTDEALVRAVSGAGGDGGKAPGPPPLSPEGLALRARLDALRQLVGLSRTRLDGKTLAEAGRVLDEAAARRGLSPQHTVVAIAGATGSGKSTLFNSLAGVQISETGLRRPTTAAPIACSWTDGAAGLLDRLEIPGRLRRRPRDTADAGLLQGLVLVDLPDLDSAVGAHREHVDRVLALVDAVVWVVDPEKYADAVLHERYLRPLAGHAEITFVVLNQVDRLPGEAADLVLDDLRRLLDEDGIALGEHGEPGATVLGLSALTGEGVGELRELLGQFTQERGAATRRISADVDRAAHRLRTLYVADGHGGPEIGEAARTEFEDRLAEAVGAYAAGLAAERAWRRNAGKACGTPWLRLWRWYESRRAPHRLSGLAALAALGGRTYGGEPEPPREEEVTARQRVEQAVRTVADEAAAGLPEPWAQAVRETAVRGAERMPEALDELAVTVGVPTGKPPRPAWWPAAVLGQAAMTLVQIFGGLWLVGQIAGVLEPGLLLPVLLMVAGIVGGPLVEWTCSMAARGPARRYGQDAERRLRQAAAGCGRARVLEPVAAELLRYREVREQYAVVAGGNRLSTTRQ; this is encoded by the coding sequence GTGACCGCCCTCACCGAGAACACCGACGACCGCTGGGACGACCGCTGGGACGACGGGCTCATCGCCCGCCGGCTCGCCGAGGACGAGGAGGAGGACGACGGCACCGACGAGGCGCTCGTCCGTGCCGTCTCCGGGGCCGGCGGCGACGGCGGCAAGGCCCCCGGCCCGCCGCCCCTCAGCCCCGAGGGGCTGGCCCTGCGGGCCCGTCTCGACGCCCTGCGCCAGCTGGTCGGCCTCTCCCGCACCCGGCTCGACGGCAAGACGCTCGCCGAGGCCGGTCGGGTGCTCGACGAGGCCGCCGCCCGGCGCGGACTCTCCCCCCAGCACACCGTGGTCGCCATCGCCGGAGCCACCGGAAGCGGAAAGTCCACGCTCTTCAATTCACTCGCAGGAGTGCAGATCTCGGAGACCGGACTGCGCCGCCCGACCACCGCCGCGCCGATCGCATGCAGTTGGACCGACGGCGCGGCCGGGCTGCTGGACCGGCTGGAGATCCCCGGCCGGCTGCGCCGCCGCCCGCGCGACACCGCGGACGCCGGCCTCCTCCAGGGACTGGTCCTGGTCGACCTGCCCGACCTGGACTCCGCGGTCGGCGCCCACCGCGAGCACGTGGACCGGGTGCTGGCCCTGGTCGACGCCGTGGTGTGGGTGGTCGACCCGGAGAAGTACGCCGACGCCGTCCTCCACGAGCGCTACCTGAGGCCGCTCGCCGGGCACGCCGAGATCACCTTCGTGGTCCTCAACCAGGTCGACCGGCTGCCCGGCGAGGCCGCCGACCTGGTCCTCGACGACCTGCGCAGACTCCTCGACGAGGACGGCATCGCCCTCGGCGAACACGGCGAACCCGGGGCCACCGTGCTCGGACTGTCCGCCCTCACCGGCGAAGGCGTGGGGGAGCTCCGCGAACTGCTGGGACAGTTCACCCAGGAACGCGGCGCCGCCACCCGGCGGATCTCCGCCGACGTCGACCGGGCCGCCCACCGGCTGCGCACGCTGTACGTCGCGGACGGGCACGGCGGTCCGGAGATCGGCGAGGCCGCCCGGACCGAGTTCGAGGACCGGCTCGCCGAGGCGGTCGGCGCGTACGCGGCCGGGCTCGCCGCCGAACGGGCCTGGCGGCGCAACGCCGGCAAGGCCTGCGGAACCCCCTGGCTGCGGCTGTGGCGCTGGTACGAGAGCCGGCGCGCCCCGCACCGGCTCAGCGGCCTGGCCGCGCTGGCCGCACTCGGCGGCCGTACGTACGGCGGCGAACCGGAACCGCCGCGGGAGGAAGAGGTCACCGCGCGGCAGCGGGTGGAGCAGGCGGTGCGGACGGTGGCCGACGAGGCCGCCGCCGGACTGCCCGAACCATGGGCGCAGGCGGTACGGGAGACCGCCGTCCGGGGTGCCGAGCGGATGCCGGAGGCGCTGGACGAGCTGGCGGTGACGGTGGGCGTGCCCACCGGGAAGCCGCCACGGCCGGCCTGGTGGCCGGCCGCCGTCCTGGGCCAGGCGGCCATGACCCTGGTGCAGATCTTCGGCGGGCTGTGGCTGGTCGGGCAGATCGCCGGGGTGCTGGAACCGGGCCTGCTGCTGCCCGTCCTGCTGATGGTGGCCGGGATCGTGGGCGGGCCGCTGGTCGAGTGGACCTGCTCGATGGCGGCCCGCGGACCCGCCCGCCGGTACGGGCAGGACGCCGAACGCCGGCTCCGGCAGGCGGCGGCCGGCTGCGGGCGGGCCAGGGTGCTGGAGCCGGTCGCGGCCGAACTGCTGCGGTACCGCGAGGTGCGGGAGCAGTACGCGGTGGTGGCAGGGGGGAACCGGTTGTCCACAACCCGTCAGTAA